AAGCACGTTTCCAAATTGAACGCTGATAATGGCTGATTTTTTCTTCCTGTCGCCTACGGTTTCAACGGTCGTCTCGACAGGGCGGAATAAAATCGCAGCGGACTTGCAGAGTGAAAGACCATATATTATACTAGCAGAGCGGTTTCCCGAGCGCTTGCTTTCTACTCGGGTGCTGAATGGGAAGATAGTGTATTTAAGTAGCGGTAGTCCTTCAAAAAGAAGTCGTAGAGCATAAACGATGGCGCCACGGTCAGAAAGTGCCAGAGAGCGTGCGAGTCAATCTGCCAATGGTAGCTGAAGAAATCAAAGAGCTCCGAGGACATGGCCAGCCCGGTGTAGAGCACCAGCAGGACAGGCACCAGCACCAGCTGAAACTGCATCCcgggctgctgcgcgtAGAGGCCCAAGCCCGCCTTTtggcgctggcgccgcaGGCTGCCGAAGTTCTGCAgggcctgcagcagcagcagcagataCTGCAGCAGACCAAAGCAGATGTTAAAGCGCATGTTGTAGGTGTAGTTCCAGTTGCGGTACAGGCGCACGATGTGCAACACAAACACCAGCAACACAGCCAGCGAAAAGCAGCGCCGGCGTGTCGGCGCTAGATCCAGGCGGCGGACGCGAATGTACAGCGCGTGGAAGCCCGCAAGGACGGTTGCACCCGCAAAGAAATAGTCCAGCTTCTCCGTCAGCGGCATGTCACGCGCATGGAATACCGCGCTGGAAATCCACGCCAGCATCCCCACTACCGCCAAGGACTGGTACTtccgcagcagcacgcTGGAGCCGCCCACACTAGGCGCCCTAGCCAGCTCGCGCCGCAACTGGCGGTAGCCCTGCAGGTGCGGCACAAAGTTCGCTACTGAGAATAGCGACGCAAAGAACTCTTGCATCCCCAACATCCGCACAAACGGCCACTTACCGTGGAATTGCACGGGCGGCTCGCCGGCCAGCAGCCGCTGGTGCGTGATCGCCTGCTGGCACTGGTAGTCGCAGTCGGCGCTGCAGTCCCACAGCAGCGCGCGGTACGCGGCGGGCGTGTCCACGAATGTGTATGCCGCGAAGGGCGAATCATCCGGGAAGGCACCCTCGCCGCCGTGCTGTTCGCACCCACGACGCACACGGCACACCCGGTTACACTCGACAAATTCGCCCAATCGGTCACCAATTGAGCAGAGTACACCGGCGAGGAGCGGCACCAGCGACAGGATACTGCAATGTTTCATTCGAGCGATGCGTTCGCGTCGCTTTCGCATACCAGGAGATTGGAACTACCGGAAATTTGAGCCTGTAATTTGGATATCACTATATACGTAGTGTTACGCGTCAGCCTGCCCGGCCATCGCGGTCACGAGCGCAGCTCGGATAGCCTTGAGAAAGGCTGGCAGGTCGCCTGAGGAGCCCAGGTCGCGCTCCAGATCACGGAGACGCTCCAGCGGCAACGGCGGCTGCGCAGCGGCGACACGGTATCCGTCCGCACCAAGATCTAGCGTGAAGGAGCACtccgcgcgcgcgtccGCCTCCGACACGTTGCGAAAGGCAAACTCGAGC
This is a stretch of genomic DNA from Eremothecium gossypii ATCC 10895 chromosome VI, complete sequence. It encodes these proteins:
- the PER1 gene encoding Per1p (Syntenic homolog of Saccharomyces cerevisiae YCR044C (PER1)), encoding MRKRRERIARMKHCSILSLVPLLAGVLCSIGDRLGEFVECNRVCRVRRGCEQHGGEGAFPDDSPFAAYTFVDTPAAYRALLWDCSADCDYQCQQAITHQRLLAGEPPVQFHGKWPFVRMLGMQEFFASLFSVANFVPHLQGYRQLRRELARAPSVGGSSVLLRKYQSLAVVGMLAWISSAVFHARDMPLTEKLDYFFAGATVLAGFHALYIRVRRLDLAPTRRRCFSLAVLLVFVLHIVRLYRNWNYTYNMRFNICFGLLQYLLLLLQALQNFGSLRRQRQKAGLGLYAQQPGMQFQLVLVPVLLVLYTGLAMSSELFDFFSYHWQIDSHALWHFLTVAPSFMLYDFFLKDYRYLNTLSSHSAPE